Sequence from the Natronomonas marina genome:
CGACGACCGACGCGAGGGACACGTAGTCCGTCCGGGAGATGGGCTGGCCCTCGCGGGCGAGCGTCAGCAGGTCCTCGACGAGCGTCTCCATCCGTTCCAGCGCCGACTTGGCGGCCTCGAGGTCCTCGTCGTCGTGGCTCTCCAGCGCGAGGTCGACCCGTCCCTTGGCGACGCTGAGCGGGTTCCGGAGGTCGTGGCTGACGACGCTTGCGAACCGCTCGAGGCGCTCGTTCTGCCGTTCCAGCTCCGTCCGGTACTGCTCGCGTTCGGTGATGTCCGTCAGCGTGATCTGCCGGCCGGTCCGGGTCCCCGAAGTGGAGAAGGGGTTCGTCGAGAGCTGGTAGTACCGCATGCCGCCGACCCGCTGGATGTCGACGACCGCCTCCTCTGCGTCGAGGTGGTCGGCCAGTTCCGGGACGACCGCGTCGACGCGCTCGTCGACCGTCAGTCCCGGGAACAGCTCCGAGGCCTCGGCGTTGTAGTCCCGGACCTGGTCGTCGTCGTCCAGCACGATGACGGGGTCGTCCCGCTCGCCTGCCACCCGGATCGTCTGGAAGTCGTCGAGATACACGAAGAGGACGCCGACCGAGAAAGCGGCCACACCCAGCGGCTCGTAGGTGAAGTCCAGAAGCAGGGGACTCGTCGCGCCCGCGAAATCGAGGACGACCGGCAGGCCCGTCAGCCCGACCAGTGCGACGAGCGGCCGCGTCTCGTGGCCGACCTGCCAGAACAGTTCGACGAGCATGAAGTAGCCGACGGCCGACAGCGCGTACGCAAGCCCCATCACGAGCCAGTGGAGCGGCCCGTTGGTGACCGTGAGGTGGGGAAACGGCGTCTCGACGAACGCCGTCCGGAAGTAGAGCCCGTGGACCGGATTGGCGAGCTTCACCGCCACGACGGCGAGAAAGACGCCACCCGCGAGCCGGCGGAGGGTCCTCGAGCGGTGGAGCCGCCGGCCGGTGTAGGCCGAACAGAAGTACAGCCACGGGCCGACGGTCCCGAAGCCGATTATCAGCCCGGCGTAGTGGAAGGCGAGTTTGAGCCCCGGCGTCGGCGCGAGCAGGAAGCCGACGTGGGCGCTCGCCCAGGCACCGCTGGCAATCAGGAGTGCGACGAGACCGCGCCGGGTGTCGGCGTGGTCGATCCGACGTGCGCGGGGGATGCCGAGGAGACAGACCGCGCTGGCAACCCCGAACGCGAGGACGTAGGCGAGGAAGACGGGGTCGACCGGGAGCCAGGAGAGCGTGGCCACAGTACCCGGTCTATTACCGTCCAATAAATAACTGTTCACCCGAAATCCGGGCGCGTTGAACGCCCCGCCGACGATCACTCGTCGGCCGTCCCGCCGGCGTCCTCGCGGAACTCGAAGCGCGCGCCGCCGTCGGCGCTCTCGACGACCGACACCGTCCAGTCGTGGGCCTCGGCGATGGTCTCGACGATGGCCAGCCCCAGCCCGGTTCCCTCGTCGGTGCCGGAGTGTCCCGATTTCAGGATGGCCTCGCGCTCGGTCTCGGGAATGCCGACGCCGTCGTCGGCGACGTAGAAGCCGTCATCGAGCCCGCCGACGGTGACGGTCGTCGCCGCGTCGCCGTGTTCGGCGGTGTTGGTAAAGAGGTTCTCGAGCAGTTGCCGGAGCCGCTCGGGGTCCGCTCGGACGGTCGGGGCGTCCTCGATGGCCAACTCGAGGTCGCCGGTCTCGACGGTGCGCCACGCCTGTTCGGCGGCGCTTCGCAGTTCGACCGGCGTCGGGTCGCTCTTGAGTTCGCCCCGCCGAGCCAGCGTCAGCAGGCCGTTGACCAGTTCGTCCATTCGCTCGTGGGCGCGCTCGACGGCCCGGTAGTGGTCCTCGTCGCCGGTCGCCCGCGCGAGGTCGAGTCGCCCGCGCGCGACCGACAGCGGGTTCCGGAGGTCGTGACTGACGACGCTTGCGAACCTGTCGAGGCGCTCGTTCTGCCGGGCGAGTTCCTCGGCCCGCTCTTCGAGTTCGCGCTCGCGCTTCTGGCGATCGATTGCGACGACGGCGTGTTCGGCCAGTAGCTCCGCGAGCCGGCAGTCGTCGGTCGAGAAGGCCGCCTCCTCGGTGGCGACCGCCTGGAGGACGCCGTAGTCGCCGAGCGGAACGCTGAGCGCCGACCGGTACTCGAAGTTCGCCGGCGCGTACCGACTGGCACGGAGGTCGTCGACGACGCGCGTCTCGCCGGTCCGGGCGGTCTCGGCGGCGAGGTTGTTCTCGCGGTCGATCGGCGTCTCCTCGTAGTAGTCCGACAGCGAGACCCCGGAACTGATCGCCTGGGGCACGAGGACGCCGTCCTCTATCTCGTCGATGAGCGAGAGGTCGAACGCCAGAATCTCCTCGGCGGCGTCGATGACGATGTCGTAGATCGTCGTCCGGTCGGGTGCGGCCTTCATCCGTTTGGTCACGTCGTGGAGCGCCTCGATACGGCGGTTCTGCCGTTCCAGCTCCCGCTGGTGCTGCTTCTGTTCGGTGATGTCCGTGTAGATGGCGTAACCGCGGGTCTCCGTACCGCCGACGTCGTGGGCGACGACGTGCAGGATGAAATCACGGAGGCCGTCGGTCGTGCGGCGACGAACCTCACCGTAGAAGCCCTCGCCGGTCTCGACCCGTTCGTTGTAGCCTTCGGCCTCCGTCTCCTGGCCCTCCGGGACGATGTAACCGTCGACGTTCTCGCCGCGGAGCCGTTCGCCGTCGTAGCCGAACACCTCCTCGAAGGCGGTGTTGACACGCTCGACGATCGGTTCGCCGTCCTGCATCGTCGTCTCGACCGCCGGATCGGGGATGTTCTCGAACAGGGCTGCGAGGTCGTCCCGTTCCCGCCGCAGGGCCGTTTCGTTTTCCGCCCGATCGAGGGCGGCCTCGGCGTTGGCCGCAAGGATGGTCGCAAGCCGGATTTCGGCGGGAGCGAGGGCGTCCGTCCCCGAGGCCGCGACCGCGAACACCCCGTGGTCGCCCAACGGGAGGTACGTCTCGCCGTCGGTGCCGCCGGCCCGTCCGGCATTCCCGGGGCTCGCGTCGCCGGTCCGGTGGGTCCGTTCGACGGCCGCCGGCGGCTTCTCGGTACGTCCCTCGTGCGGTCCGGTCGCGGCGACCAGCTCGAGGCCGTCGTCGTCGAGATAGACGGCGGCGTCCGACGCGTCGACGATCTCCCTGGCGGCCACGGTCGTCAGTTCGGCGATCCGTTCCGGATCGGTTTCGGCCATCAACTCCCGGGTCGCATCGTGGAGCCGACGGAACCGACCGTCCGCTCGACGGTCCGTCCCGGTCGCGGAACGCTCGATTCGGTCGGCCAGACGTTCGGCCGACTCCCCGCCCGTCCTCGGAAGGTAGTCGGTGACGCCGGCGGCGATGGCCTCGCTTGCGACCGCCTCGCTGCCCCGATCGGTAAAGAGGACGAACGGGAGGTCGGGCGCACGCTCGCGGGCCGCCCGGAGGAGTTCGATCCCGTCGGCGTCCGGTAGGTCGTACTCGGAGACGACACAGTCCGGCCACCCGAGGTCGTCGAGTGCGGTCGCCGCGTCCTCGACCGCCCGAAGGTCGAAGCCCCGCCGTTCGAGACGGCGTGCCGGCTGGCTGCGGGAGTCGTCTCCCCGCACGTACAACACCCTCGTCCCCTGTGTCACGTCCGAACGTAGCGGTGGGCTCGGATTTAATTCTGCGCATGGTTTCGACGCTCTTTACGCCTCACTCCCAGCGAGCGGGCCCGGCCCGGCGTCGGGCGTCAGCGGCCGGAGAGCCGTTCCGGCAGGGTGGCGGCATCGCCGACGCGGTACATCGCGAGGCCGACGAGGAGGAGTGCCGCCCACAGCCCCGGCTGGAGCAGGCCCGCGATGGGTTTCAGCGTCGGCGTGGCCGACGGCGGGAACCAGTCGCCGAGGAGGTTGACGATGGCGTAGAGGCCGTAGGCGTGGACGGCGGCCAGCCACAGGCCGACGACGGGGACGATGGGGTGGCCGTCCTCTCGCCGGAGTTCGGTCGCCAAGAGTGCGACGACGACGGGGAGGAACACCGCGAGGTCCTGCGTGTACGCGCGGGGGGCGACCAGCGGGATGGCGGCGACGCCGAGCGCGAACGTTTCGCTCTCGACGCCCTCGTCGACCGACAGCAGCGCGAGCGCGGAGATGACGGCGGCCAGACCGACCCGGATCACCATTCCGGCTGTCGAACCCAGGTAGTAGAACGGCCGGTAGTACGGCGGCAGCCACAGCCCGGGCGGGTAGGGCGCCCGCGAGTCGCCCCACCCCTTCCCCCAGGTCAGCACGTCGTAGTAGCGCAGGTGGGTCTCGACGCCGAACACCGCGACCGACAGGACGGCGAGCGCGAGGCCGGTTGCGACCGCGCCGACGAACCGCCGGCGGTCCTGCAGGAGATGGGCGCCCGCGGGCGCGTAGATGAGCTTCAACGTACCCGCCACAGCCGTCGCAAAGCCGCTGGCGTAGGCCGCGAGCCGACCGGTCCCGTCGCGCTCGTCGTACAGGAGACCAGCCAGCGCGAACGCCAGGAGTGCGGCCAGAAAGACAGACACCTGCGCCAACTGCATCGAGACGATGACGGGGGCGAATCCCCCGATGGCCCACAGGAGCAGAGCGCGCTCGTACCACGCGAGCGAGAGACCGTACCCCGCGATTGCGGCCTGCAGGCCGACCCAAAGCAGGCCGACGGAGACGACGTTCAACAGCGCGCCGGCCTGGTAGAACGTGATGTCGGCGAACGGGAAGTCGGTGAAGGGGACGAACAGTAGCACGAACACGGGCGGGTAGAGGTAGCTCCCGTGGTAGCCGCCGTTGTCGTTTTGCACGTACAGCGGGTCGCCGGCCTGCCAGTTGTTGACCGCCTGCCGGTAGGCACCCAGATCGAAGTACCGGAACTCCCCGGCGATACCCGTCGACTGGAGCCACCAGTGGAGGGCCGGGTACGCGAGGAGGAACGCGAGTACCGCAAACGAGGCGGCGACGAACCACGGACGGCGCCGCCGGAGGGACCACAGCTGCCGGAGGGCGGACATGGGTAGCGTTGAACGAACGACCGGCATACGTCTTTCGAACGACGCCCGCCGCGTCGTGCGGGCACGGTCACTCGATCCGGTAGCTGGCGACGTCCTCGGCGCCGCAGTTGTCGCAGACGTCGCTGTCGGGCCCGAGCGTGGTCCCGCACCGGCGGCACTCCCGCATCTCGGGCGAGGCGACGAACAGCCGTCTGACGCGCGTGAGTATGGACATGGATCGAACGAGTCTCGAACGTGCCGACACGGCTCCCCGGCCGTGTCCCGGCGCCGCTACGTCCGACCTCACTCCCGCTTTGGACCCTCGACATATAAGGAACCGAGACGTTTCAATCGGGGGCCAGCGGCGGGGCTGTACACGTCCGTGGGTAGCTGTGAACCCGAACTTTCCTGTGTCCGCCCGCCCACCTGCCGACGATGAGCGACGGACCCACGACCGTCGAGACGCTGGCAGGTGACCCCGCAGGCTGGCCGGCGGCCCTGCGGGATTTGCTCCGGGACGCGAGCGAGGAAGCGGTCGACCGCGGCGCGCTGCTGGCGGAACTGTCCGCCGGGGCGGCCGACGACGAGAGCGCGGAGCAGCGACTCGCATTCCTCGAGACCGTCGGCGTCCTCGACTGTGCCGGCGACGGCTGTTCGCCAGGTGAGGTCGGCCGCGAATACCTCGACACACACGACGAGACCGTCCTCTACGAGGCGCTGTCGGACTCGGTGGACGGCTTCGAGACGGCACTCGAGGGGCTCGCGGTCCGGCCGCTCACCGACGTCGAGATAGCCGACCTGTTGTCGGCCACGCTGGCGGCCGAAATCGAGCCCGCGGAGGCCGGACGGTACGGCTCGTGGCTGTGCGCGCTCGGGTACCTCTCCCGCGAGGACGGCGTCAACGAGCTGACGCGGAAGGGCCGGCGGCTGGTCGCCACGACCGACGACCTCACGCCGCCCGGCGCGGACGCGGATCGGTCGGGGCGATCGGGCCCGTTCGACAGTGCCGGCTCCGAGAGAGGGCGGTCGGCGGGCGAGTCACCCGAGGGCGGGGGCGTCCGACAGTCTCCGGCCGCTGACGCGTCCGGCTCTCGGGATATCGAAACCGACGACGAAACGGACGAGGACACACCGGAATCCCTCGAGAGCGACCTTCGCGCCCGGTACGACGACACCTGCATGGTCTGTGGCGAGCGGCGACGGCGCGGGGACGACGGGGGCTACTCGGAGATTCACTTCCTCATGCCGCTGGCCGCACCCCACGACGGGCCGGCCGACCCTGAAAACGCCGTCGTGGTCTGTCCGAACCACCACGCCGACTTCGAGCACGGGACGGTGACCGTCGACCCGCGGACGCTGACCGTCGGACACGAGTACGACGGGTCGGTCACCGGTCGGACGCTCCTGACGGCCGACGACCACGAACCCGGCGCCCAGTACCTCGCGTACCACAACGACGTGGTCGCCGGGGAGTGAGCGGCGCAGAGGTGGGCACAGTAGCGGTCGAGAACGGGAGAAGGGAACATACGCTCGGAACTCGTTTCGATCGAGATCAGCGGAGTCGAGACGGTCTCGTGACACGAACGGTACTCGTAGGCGACGTGGTGCGGCCAGCACGTCACACAGACTACCCCTGACCAACTACGAAAACCGCGAGACGGCAGAGGGCGGCGACATGACTCCAGTTCTGTTCCAGTTTCGAGGCCCGTCCGACGAAATCGAAAACAGCTCTTTCAGCGCCGCTAACGGCGAGGAACAGCAGAAGCTGGTTCTGCCACAGTTCGACTGAAAACGTAGTCCGCCCTCCCCGATTTGAACGGGGGACAAGTCGATCTACAGTCGACTGCTCTACCAGTCTGAGCTAAGGGCGGTCCACTCGGAACGAGACGACTGTCGGACTTAACGGTTTTGACCTCCGTCGGACTCGTGTCAGCGACTCACGCGCCGACGGACGTCCGTCAGACAACGCGGGAAGATTGAAATACTGTCACACACAATCGTCGGACGAGTAATGAGCAAGATAACGTTCCGGGCGGACGACGACCTCGTTCGCCAACTGGAGGAGTTCGACGCCTCCAAGAGCGAGGTCATGCGCCAGGCCCTCCGGGCGTACCTCGACGGGAACGAGGAAACGCCCGTAAACGCGGGTGAGCGCTCTGTAAGCGCCGGGACGGGGCCGTCGACCGCCGAGGAGTCGCTCGACGACATCATCGCCGAGCGCGTCGACGCCATCGTCGCCGAGCGACTGGAGGGGTCGTTTACGCGTCGAGAACCCCAGGACGTGAACGTAAACATCACGCTGGATGGCGATTCCGACAGCGTGTCACACGAGACGGGGGGCGAGCGTAAGACAGAGGAGGGGGAGCGCGAAAACGCGTCCGACGCGACGGCCGATACGTGTAAACAGTGCGGCGAGGACCTGCCGCCGTCTGCCGTTTACTGCTCCAATTGCGGCGAGAAAGCGTCCCACAGAGTGTTCTGCGAGTGCGGGGACGAACTCCGCTCTGACTGGGGATTCTGCCCGAGTTGTGGCCGTCGGACCCCTGCAGCCGACGTGTTGAGCGACTCGTAAACGCCGAAAATACGCTATACGGGTCGGTAAACGACGATACTACGAATTTGTCTTACGCCGCCCCCAACATTTAAGTTCCTACCTTCTGTGCATACATCTGCGTAAGACGGTACGTCTTACATCGGGGGCAATCGGCGCGTGTGCGCCGCTGTCGCGGCCGTTTTCCCGGTGTAAACGCGAACCAGTTCGCGTGTGCACCGCCGTCTTACCCACAAACAGAGGGGAAGAACAATATGGAGCGTGTGACACTACGGATCCCGAAGCAGCAGATCGAAGAGGTCGAACGCATGGTCGATACGGGGGAGTTCCCGAACCGGAGCGAGGCGATTCGCTCCGCCGTGCGTGAGATGTTGAACGAACAGGACGCCGAAGCACGGGACGAGAACCGCCCGTGGGCGAAGGTGTAGACGATGCAGGACATCGTCAACTCCGCACTGGAGAACGCCGAGGCCGAACAGCGGGACATGGACGCCGACCTCGACGGCGACGGCGCCGAGTTCGGTGACCCCCGCATCGTCATCGTCGGTGCCGGCGGTGCCGGCAACAACACCGTCAACCGCCTGTACAACATCGGCGTCGACGGCGCCGAAACCATCGCCATCAACACCGACAAACAGCACCTGCAGATGGTGGAAGCCGACACGAAGATCCTCGTCGGCAAGTCCCTGACCAACGGGCTCGGGGCCGGCGGTGACCCTTCGATGGGCGAACGCGCCACCGAGATGGCGCAGGGCACCATCAAGGAGGTCCTCGGCGAGGCCGACCTCGTGTTCGTCACGGCCGGCATGGGTGGCGGTACGGGTACCGGCGCGGCGCCGGTCGTCTCGAAGATCGCCAAAGAGCAGGGCTCCATCGTCGTGGGCATGGTCTCGACGCCGTTCAACGTCGAGCGCGCCCGCACGGTGAAAGCCGAGGAAGGCCTCGAGAAGCTGCGCAACGAGGCCGATTCCATCATCGTGCTGGACAACAACCGCCTGCTGGACTACGTCCCGAACCTGCCCATCGGCAAGGCGTTCTCCGTGATGGACCAGATCATCGCCGAGACCGTCAAGGGCATCAGCGAGACCATCACCCAGCCGTCGCTCATCAACCTGGACTACGCGGACATGACCTCGATCATGAACCAGGGCGGCGTCGCGGTGATGCTCGTCGGCGAGACCCAGGACAAGAACAAGACCAAGGAGGTCGTGAACGACGCGATGAACCACCCACTCCTGGACGTCGACTACCGCGGTGCATCCGGCGGGTTGGTCCACATCACGGGGGGTCCCGACCTCACGCTGAAGGAGGCCGAAGGGATAGCCCAGAACATCACCGAGCGCCTCGAGGCCTCGGCGAACGTCATCTGGGGCGCCCGCATCCAGGACGAGTACAAGGGCAAGGTCCGGGTCATGGCCATCATGACCGGCGTCCAGTCCGCCCAGATCCTCGGCCCGACCACCCAGAAGCAGGCCGACGCCTCCCGGGAGGCCATCGAGGGCGTCGAGACCGAAGACGAGTTCGCCTCGACGCCGCCCAGCGGGTCCGAGTCCGGTAGCGGCGGCTTCGGCGTGGGCGAAACCGACGGCGGTCGCTCGGAAGTCGAGCAGAACAACGGCCTCGACGTAATCCGATAAGTCCGAGATCTTATACTAATTTTTTGCAAGCCGTACAGCGGTTAGCTTCGATAGCTGTCGGGAAACTCGACTGACAGTATCGGCGTAAAACATCGTGTATGACGCCCGGCTGACGGCGCCTCAGTCGTCGCCGGGTAGTTCGCCGCCCAGTTCCTCGACGAGTTCGCACTTCCGGCAGGTGGCGTTGTTCGTCGGTGCCCCGCAGCGCTCACAGCGCCCCTGGGGGGCGTCGGCGTCGTCGCGGTAGGCCTCGGCGGCCAGCCGCGCGAGTTCCTCGTACCCGGACATGATGGAGTGGCGCGTCCCGGGATGGTCCTCCTCGAGGTCGTGGAGGTGCTGCTGGATTTCGCCGCGATAGGCCTCGCTGGCGTGGGGGCACTCGGCCATGTGGGTCGGGAGCTCGGCGAGGTGCGCGTAGAGGGCGACCTCCTTCTCGGGGATGTCCCGCAGCGGCTTCGCCCGCGGGACGAAGGGGTCGTCGTCAACCTCTCGGTCCTCGAAGCTGCCGAGCGAGGCGTCGAAGTGCTTTGCGATCTGTCGGACGTCGCCGGACAGGAGGTTCATCATCGCCGTCTGTGCCTCGTCGTCGAGGTTGTGTCCGGTCAGGAGTTTGTCGGCGCCGTACTCCTCGGCGTACCGCGAGAGCGCGTCCCGGCGGAACACCCCGCAGTAGGCACACGGCGCCATATCGAGCGGGTCGTCGGCGGCGACGTCGTCCATCTCGAGGTCGTACTCGTCGGCGTAGCTGACCACCTCGTGTTCGATGTCGAGGTCGTCGGTCAGTTCCAGACACGCCTCCAGCGAGGCGTCCCGGTAGCCGTCGATGCCCTCGTGGATGGTGACGGCGACGAGTTCGACCCGGGGGTCGGCGTCGAAGGTGTCGTGGAGGAGCTTCGTGAGAACGACGCTGTCCTTGCCCCCCGAGAGCCCGACGAGCCAGGTCTCGGGGTCGTCCGGTGTGGCCGACTCCGGGAGCAGCGCGTCCTCGCGGATCCGGCGGCGGACCCGCGAGTCGACGGAGCGACGGAAGTGCTCCTCGCACATGTGCAGTCCCGAGTAGGCGGCGTGCATCACCGCGTCCGAACCGCACTTGTCGCACTCCATTGGCGGTCCCTTGCCGACTGGGTGGGATACGGGTTTCGACTCCGGGCGGAGCCGTCGGCGAGGCCGCTCATCCCCCCTCGCCACGCCCGACAGTCGGCCGCTCCGCAGGGGCGTCGGCGGCCGGCAACTCCAGGACTACCACGGCGCCGTCGTCGTTCTCGATTCGGACGTCGCCGTCGTAGGCCTCGACCATCGCGTCGACGAAAAAGAGGCCGAACCCGGAGTCGGCCGCCTCGGTCCGTGACTCCCCCCGGCGGAGAACGGCGTCCTGCCGGTCCGGCGGGATACCGACGCCGTCATCGGCGATCCGGACGGTCGCACGGTCGTCGTCTACCTCGGCGCTCACCGAGACCACCAGCCCCTCCGGGTCGTTGTGCTCGATGGCGTTCGTCACGACGTTCTGGAGGACGTCCGCGAGCACGTCGTCGGCCCGGACCGGCACCGTCTCGGGGAGGTCCGACTCGAAGGTCACCTCCGGGTAGGTTCGTTCGAGGCGGCCGAACTCCTCGCGGAGCAGGTCGGCGACGTCGACGACCTCGAGATCGGCGCTCTCCTCGTCGCCCAGCGTCGACAGGACCGTCCGGACGCGGTCGACGAGTCCGGTGATGTTGTCGGCCCACTCGACGACGGTCTCGGCGTGCTCGCGGTTCCGTCCCTCCAGTTGGTCCTCGAGATACGACGCCCGCGACCGGACGACGGTCATCCCGTTGAGGACGTCGTGTCTGATAATGCCGTTGACGAACTCCATCTGTGACGCTCTCGTCCTGAGTTCCTCGGTCCGTTCCCGGAGCAGTTCCTCGCGGTCGCTCCGGTCGAGGGCTGCTCCGGCGTTCAGCCCCAGGATGCCGGCGCGCTGGCGGAACGCTTCCGCCAGGGGTTCGGGGTCGCGCTGTCCGACGACGAGAAGCCCCTGGCTGCCGAGCGGGACCGCGACGACGGTGCCGAGGTCGGCGTCGAACGGCGACCCCTCGTCGATGTGTCGCGGGTCCCCCTCGCGGAACGCCTCCATCGCGGGGTCGCCGCCGGAAATCGTTGCCAGCTCCTCGACGCGGTCGATCCCCAGACGGACCGCGGCGTCGTCGGTCATGGCGGCAGGCCGATGCCGGTCGCGCTCGGCCTCGTAGTGCCACAGCACCGACACCGGCTTGTCGAGTATCTCCTCGGCGATGTCGACGGTCGTCTCGGCGACCTCCGTGCGGGTGGTCGCGTAGGTGAGCCGGCGGCTCGCCTCGTGGAGTTCCGTCAGACGGCGTTCGCGCTCGTGTCTGTCCGTGATGTCCATCGTCGCGCCGATCACGCGGTCGACCTCGCCGGCGTCGAAGACCGGCGAGAACCACGCCTTCAACACCCGATCGCCGATACGGACGGTCGCGTGGCCGGACTCTCCCTCGAGAGCGCGCCGGGCCGTCGAGGCGACGCCCTCCGATTCGATCCCCAACTCGAAGACGGAGACGCCCTCGAGCGTCTCCGACTCGATGCCGAACTGCGAGAGGCCCTGTCCCTCGATGAAGACGATGTCTCCCTCGTCGTCGACC
This genomic interval carries:
- a CDS encoding PAS domain-containing sensor histidine kinase, which translates into the protein MSGAEGETTATTATTGNRLRGWSVVAVGLALLALPVGLAGLQRTTGLVTMAPPVLAAGGIVATGVALRRRQYTPGDVAIIAAWIAASAVVFAVVIAITVATLVDDPVSLGAFATAFMAPIGACGGLVAGYTDARRRRQHRRGRRTRQALQEATDGVAVVDGDEFGTVNRAHVEMHGHDNPDAMVGRSWETCYPDHERRRLEAEALPKLAGGDAWRGEATGKRADGTTFPQELTLSPIEDGGFVCIVRDISDRRERERRLRRQTRRLRTVVENAPIILLTVDDEGDIVFIEGQGLSQFGIESETLEGVSVFELGIESEGVASTARRALEGESGHATVRIGDRVLKAWFSPVFDAGEVDRVIGATMDITDRHERERRLTELHEASRRLTYATTRTEVAETTVDIAEEILDKPVSVLWHYEAERDRHRPAAMTDDAAVRLGIDRVEELATISGGDPAMEAFREGDPRHIDEGSPFDADLGTVVAVPLGSQGLLVVGQRDPEPLAEAFRQRAGILGLNAGAALDRSDREELLRERTEELRTRASQMEFVNGIIRHDVLNGMTVVRSRASYLEDQLEGRNREHAETVVEWADNITGLVDRVRTVLSTLGDEESADLEVVDVADLLREEFGRLERTYPEVTFESDLPETVPVRADDVLADVLQNVVTNAIEHNDPEGLVVSVSAEVDDDRATVRIADDGVGIPPDRQDAVLRRGESRTEAADSGFGLFFVDAMVEAYDGDVRIENDDGAVVVLELPAADAPAERPTVGRGEGG